Genomic DNA from Desulfonema ishimotonii:
CATAGGGTTGATAAAACAGTCTCTCTGATTTCAAACGACGCCCGCAACAACGCTCAGAGGGCGCTTGACAAGCCCCGAGAAGGAGCGAAATGATAGGCCGCCCGTCAGACAGCAGACGTTCTGCTACTTGTATGACCTTCGGGAGCCTGTGCTGCGGGGTCTGTTTTTCGCGGCAATCTGACGTGTCCGCTTGTCCAGGGATCTGGAGGTATACATGCCCACCAGCCAGGCCACCTGAATCACCAGATAAAGCTGCCCGATGATGGCCTCCACAATGGAAAGCGCCGAGGCTTTGGAGGTCAGGGGCGTGATATCCCCGTATCCCAGCGTGGTGAGGGTGACAAAGCTGTAATAGAGAAACACGACCCGGCGGTCCGATATGAGGCTGTCCCCCAGCTTGAACGATCCGGGCTCGATGCCTTCCAGAATCGAGTAGAGAATACTCCACATCAGCCCGAAAAGCAGGTAGACCACGATGGCCGCATGGAGTACGTCCCGCGTCACCTCGGTCTGCCTGTAGACAAAGGACAACACCGAAAAGAGGGTAAAGAGGATCAGCAACGTACCGAAGAAATTTCCCACCATTGTGATAAAAAAGCCCTGCTCCTCAATCAGATGCCTGAGAACCAGAGATATCAGCATGGGGATGGCGAGAAATGCGTTAATCAGGGTGTGTTTTTTCTCTTCGTGAACCGCATAGACCGCTGAGAGGA
This window encodes:
- a CDS encoding potassium channel family protein; translated protein: MSQNDSPPILENPFRGRFLFLIISMLLLLILSPFLQGIWGMRLIVDIFFAATLLSAVYAVHEEKKHTLINAFLAIPMLISLVLRHLIEEQGFFITMVGNFFGTLLILFTLFSVLSFVYRQTEVTRDVLHAAIVVYLLFGLMWSILYSILEGIEPGSFKLGDSLISDRRVVFLYYSFVTLTTLGYGDITPLTSKASALSIVEAIIGQLYLVIQVAWLVGMYTSRSLDKRTRQIAAKNRPRSTGSRRSYK